GAGCATCCACGCGTGCTCCTCGGCGTCCATGACCTCGCTGGAGGAGGAACTGGCGCCGCGGCAGCTCGCCCAGAGTGGCTCATCTTGGAGAGGTGCTCGGCACCCGTTGATGCGAGCTCCATCACAAGCTGTTTGTCCTGCTCCTGACCTCTTGGACGATGACGGGCGTGTGAGCGGCGCCGTGCCCGCCGTCCGGGCGCGGTTGGCTGCTTCCCCTACTTGCATCCAAACGCGACCACTCCTCTTCCTAGCCTTGGACAGTAGCAGCGTCGACGACCTAGGTCTGGCAGATCAACGGAGCCGGTGGTGGTTCCTCAGGTGCCGCGTGTGGATgagcgaggacgacgacgacaccCAAGTTGTTCCTTCGATGGCAAGCGCGGCAAAGCAGGAGGATTTGGGATGGGAGGAGAAGGCGGCGTAGGAGAGAGGGAATGAGAGGAGAAGGCGGCGTGGACTGCTGGATTGGGATCAGTGGCAAATCTAGAAAGAAAATGGAGGATGGGCTCAAAGTTTACGGCAAGAAAATTGAACACTCTTTTGAAGAACAAAAATTGGTTTTCGACTAATCCTTTTGTGCAAATAAACTGAAATTGTCCCATATCACTACTGGAAACAtgtagtatttactagaatttttttggattttttgaaaaataacaaattaaaAAAATTGGATTTGTTTAGCAAGATAGCCATTATCTTCAAATCCTAAGCTCAAACTTTCCCAAATTACTCTGGAAACATGTAATATTTGCTAGAATTTTTCtgtattttttttaaaatataaAATTTTGAACCAAATTTTGATCTGTTGACTATAATAGCCATTATCTTCAAATCTATTCGTCAAAATAAGCTGAAACTTTGAATCTGTTGACTATAAATGGCAACTGAGCTGTAAGGTGATGGCTactgaactactccctccgtttctaaatacaagtctttttaTAGAGATTCTaaaatatggactacatacggaggaAAATGAGCAATTTTACAGCCTAAATACGTCTATATTCATCCGTATATAGTTCATATTCAAAATCTGTAGaatgacttatatttaggaacggagggagtaagaaATTAGACAGAACCGCAGAAATTAGGCAGAGCTTTTTCTTTAGCTACGTAATAAAACAACCTGTGCCGGTCGACCGGACCGCCTGGTCCTGGCCTGCTGGTGGCGACCTGCTCATGGCCTCGTGAGCGGTTAGTCACCGAATTTCCTTAGATGGGCTGGCTGCGTCAGTTTTCCTGCTGGGCCTAACAAATATGCTGAAGCTTAGTAGTAAAAATAAATTTAGCGAATCTGAAGGGTAGGCTCGAACCTATCGAAGCCTCCCTGGTGGATTCGCCACTGATTGGGATGGAAGAAGACTGGGAGAAGACCGGAAAGTGTGCCCCATCGTAACAGTAACAATCGCATGCATGGCATAGGCGAGCGGACGCCCCTTCTGCAACGCTTAATGTGTTTGATAACCCTTACTTCTAAAATATCATGTCAAtcgcgaaccaacctgtggttggatggttagagggacagtGGTATCCCTAGCCCATTAGGGTTCAAGTCCCTCAGTGAAAGGAGATGTTCCCGTCGACAacgaggcgcctacggtgacttcgtaaatctcaagatgatatgcacCTCCGTATCTCGGagatgctcataggggtagggtgtgcaagtgtgcgttcataggggtgagtgtatgcgtgtATATATGGCGCTTGTGTCTGTACCATGTTAAAAAAGCATCATGTCAATCACACATGTTCAAACATAAAATTTATTTGAAGTGCGTAACCAAAACATAAAGCAAGTTCAACCGGCCGACCTGAACGGACGGCGATTTTGTTTGCTTTTGTCTGTTTGAGTCGCTCAGGCGGACACTTGTGTCCGCTTTCACGTTTGGATCGGCGCTTACGCCCAACACTGTCTCAACCCATTTTTGAGGTCGCTCGAAAAAAAATACcgcaatttttttaaaaataaaaaCGTTAATTAAACATCAATGCCGGACACAAAGACCGGCAAGAGTCCACAAGTCCACATTACATTAAATAAAAACATTTAGGAAGTATGGTTGATGGTCAAGATTTATTGAATCTACCCGTTTGGATCTTTCTATATTGGTATATATGATCCATCTTTCTCTTTGCTATACGTACACTTCCTAAGGATTTTAGACTATCATTTTAGTCTCTATCTCTCCTTCTTATATTACTTAAAAAGTATGTAAGGTTCAATCTTTCATCAAAATTTCTCCCCATCGCCTCTTTGCCCGTCCTCCCACCCTTTGCCGATTTTTAGGGTTTTTTTTATCCCCTTCTGATTTCATCGAACTAATTCTCAGTAACCCAATAAACCAGATCAATATGTATTATAACAATAAATTCATGGTCGGTAAATAAACTATTTTTAATGATAAAATCCGATAGACATGTTTGATAACCCAATAAATAGCAATAAATCCCCTGATTCGTAAGAAAATAAATACCAATCATTCTCTTATTTTAGATAAACTAATAAAGCAGCTCAATCACAGACATATAATTATTTTATCAATTTAAGAAATGACAGAAATATATGTTTTATAACCAAAACATAATCTTATTTTGTCTATTTGTTTTTTCTTAAACAGAAGTGTACGCTCATAGATACGCATACACACGCATCCATATGAACGCATGCACACACCCTACCCCTACGAGCACCGCCGAGAGAGTAAGCCGACACATCATTTTGAAATTGACGAAGTCACCACGGACGCCTTCGTAGTCGACAGGAACGTCTCCTCTTTACTGAACGCTCATCGCCGAAAGGCCTGGAATAAATACAGAAAAATGCGAGCACCGGTGTTTAAGTCCAGGACTTGAATCTCCTCCTAATCATCCAAACACTGGTTTTGCATCAAGATTTGTCCAGGATGATCCTCTTATTTTGTGTAAGGGGAGCTAAGTGTGTTGTTCCGTGAAGCTCGAAGTCTATGCTTTGCACACTTTGATCGTTTGTATTCTGCCGTAGGACGTGTAATTCAGTAGCACATGCTTTAGCGCAGTTTGGTTTCCATGCAGCTCTGCCCGCCACTGTTTGGACGGAGCAGAGCCGGACTTTTATATCGAGTTTGGTTGCTAGCGACGTTGCTGCACCAGTTTAGTTTGGTTGCTAGCGACGTTGCCGCACCAGTTGGTTAATGGAATATTGTTCCAGTAAAAAAAAGGTGACCGCAAactgaaaatagagatgcaatcTCACAGTGAACCAATATTGCTACCTATACTGAAACTGGATACAATTTCACATCGTTGCATCAGCAGTAAGGAAGAACGACGTATCACAGCAATTCCAAAGACAAATTGAAGAGATGGAAACAAACATAATGACCTACAGATATGACGACGTCAGTGAAAATGTAGTCTTTATGAAACCAAATTTTCTAATGGCCTTCAAGCACTGCAAATGTAAGACAGGAGTGCAGAACAACCTATGAACTCCAGTCAAGTTACCTTCATTAAGCAACAGATGAATATATAGCAACCACCTATATCAAAAGCATGCTTGGTAAACCGGTCGCAATGAGTGCATAATGCAAATGATCTAGTGTATCACATTCAAACAGAAAGCTGCTAATGATTTAACTAGAAATAAGTGCACACTAACCGCAAACAAGTTATTAACCATAACAGAAGAACACTACCATTCTGTTAAGTTCTTACAGTGGGGGTAATCAAAATACAGCCCCGTTGAATTTGAATTGCCAGTGTACCATCACAATATTCACATTGTAAGACAGAACTCCAAGAGAATTTTTATGAACACCACCAGGATCCCATTTGAGAACAAACAGGTTAAAACTATGGAAACATCTTTGACTTGAGGCTTTTTAGAGCACTCAGTTTAGGAGTGCGCTATTTTTTCTTTCTCTTACTCATCAACATCCCAACTTAGGTCTTCATCGTCTTCCACAGAGTTCAACCGTTTTCGGATATCCTCCACTTTGCTACTAGGGCTTGACCGTGGACTCCCCGCTTTCTTCTCATCTTGATCACCAACATCCTCAATCTCCTCCCAGCTAAGATCTTCCTCCTGCACTGATGGTCGAGACACCAGTGATAAATCACTCTCCTTACATGAGTCGCCAGCTTCAGTCTTAACTTCCTGCCCAGTGCCATTGCTTAACTTTGGTGTCGATGCCTCACCGCTGGATTCACCATTATTGTCCTTTGGCGCTACCAAAATCATCTCCTTATCTTCCGCTGCGTATTTTTCATTCACTGCTACTTCTTGTTTTCCCTCAACCTGTGCTTCATGGCTAACAGACTCACCGATATGCTCCTCTTTCTTATCTGGTATTGTGACAGTGCCTTGTTTGTGATCACCTTGAATATCATCCTCGTCATCATCGACCTCCCAGCTGAGTTCTTCCTCGTCTTCCTTTGACATGGCCCTGCTTACGAGTTTGGTGCGGACATCCTCTGCTTGCCTGAGCTTGTCCACCGCAAAGAAATACCTGCACCAGAACATGTCATAGGCTACCACCGAAGGCACAAGCCTCTCCACGAAGCTCTCCAACCCAGGACTCTCCCTGAGCACGCCTTCAATCTCATCTTTTCTCTCTTGGACGCTGAATGCCTCCTGCCACCTGCTGAACCCCTCGGCGTCCTCAGGCTCCTCGGTGAACGTGGTAGGGTCGGCACGCAGCGCCAGAACCTGTGCCTCGAAACGGGTGTACTTCTTGGATGGAAGGGACGAACGCCAGGAGGCTCCGGAGGCGGACTCAGAGAGTTG
The Aegilops tauschii subsp. strangulata cultivar AL8/78 chromosome 3, Aet v6.0, whole genome shotgun sequence genome window above contains:
- the LOC109739541 gene encoding uncharacterized protein; amino-acid sequence: MDNFFNSVFSAAAAGEHEEEEGEEEEREGEQAAERDGGGDSGGGWSFGGLMKTLAEEIEGQREEQDGGGQGGMAAADEVQGEEGGGSGGGWSFAGLIKTLAEDLPPRDEQEAAEDEDDEQEAEAPEEEAGEEGVSGGGWSFGGLMKTFSSRSESVLEGYRRDLQDLGSGLRVETTALRAAAARAAAALPGALEAGASVASDRLESVGQAVDDLGAAAAGLLSHANEALRSVDADGEDATGDGSSQLSESASGASWRSSLPSKKYTRFEAQVLALRADPTTFTEEPEDAEGFSRWQEAFSVQERKDEIEGVLRESPGLESFVERLVPSVVAYDMFWCRYFFAVDKLRQAEDVRTKLVSRAMSKEDEEELSWEVDDDEDDIQGDHKQGTVTIPDKKEEHIGESVSHEAQVEGKQEVAVNEKYAAEDKEMILVAPKDNNGESSGEASTPKLSNGTGQEVKTEAGDSCKESDLSLVSRPSVQEEDLSWEEIEDVGDQDEKKAGSPRSSPSSKVEDIRKRLNSVEDDEDLSWDVDE